The Helianthus annuus cultivar XRQ/B chromosome 15, HanXRQr2.0-SUNRISE, whole genome shotgun sequence genomic sequence ttcgagttgggcTATGTTTCGACGCAAACCTTTTTTGGGAAGCaagttaggtcaaatataatatttatttatttatttatttttttgcttattttatgtacgtttccgATTCTACATTTTGATCTCATCGCAACCCACTAGGGGTAAAATTTATGCCCTTGATATGAATATGTCTTTCGATTACACGTGTTAATTTTCCCTTGATGcacgttttacgtttttttgtACGTTTCCAATGTATGAGTCAGGTCACATACAAATATAATACACTTTACATTTGTATCCAACGCCAATGCTATTGAGTTAAATTGGATACGTCAAGATATATGTTTTCATATatttaacacatcacataacgtttCGATTAATCCGTTCGATACTTGCGATGCACCATTGCCGCACCGTGCGCGGGTTTAATTAGTAGTTTTTTCTTAAATTTAATATCTGCGGCTCTCCCATACATTCCTGATTCCTTCAAATCCAATTTGGACTTAAAAAGTCAAAACCTTTTTCTCTTATACACGTTTCTCCATTGATTTCAAGATCGATATTTCAAGATTGACACAACAACCCAGAACAGTTCGACCCGAATCACGTATGATTTTCTTCGTGGGTATATTTATAATTCAAGATTTTGCAGGGCAGTGGGGTTTTAGGGATTTGTAATTATTTTGATAATTTATGGGTGGTATTTACTTCTTTCGAATTCGATCTGTAATTTGAAAATTTATGTTTAGAATTCTACTTCTGGGTGTGGTAATCGACTATGTCTGCTGTGAAAATTAAATCCATCTTGAAATTATACGAATCCAATTGCATCATGTTTTCTTTCTTAtgatatatatttaatttactgATTTGATTGAAATGCGTGTGATTGTGCTAATAGGagggcaattttttttttttttttttttttttaatcatgttCATTTGTTTAGTTTTGAGAACTTTGCTAACTGAGGCTTATTAATgtttagttttgtttgtttagtCATTCGGAATGTTATCTCTTCAGTAATGCTCTTATGTGTTGTAAATGTtgtttgtttttgaatgatttgttGACAATGTAACTGTCTACACTCTACAGCCTACCCATCAAACTCCCTGTCGCGTACAGACCACCTAATAAGAATTAGAAAGTAGAAACTATTGGCCCGATTTGTTTTGACCTTGCTTCTTTCAACCCAACCGATTTGTGCCCCCATCAAAAAAATTATGGATCCGTCACTGACTTAGCAAGGCCGAGCTTTTTTAAACTTGTTTACCAGCCGAGCTCAAACCTAAACATAAGCTTGTTTGGTAAACGAGCCTCAGCTTCATCTATCAAGCTCGCAAGCGTAAAAGAGTTTATTATTTATATTCttgttatttaatatattaattaatagataataaacgagccgagctcgagctttcaaaACAAAGCTCGAACCGAACCGAGCTTGAGATCTCATAAGTtactcgagctcgagcctggtcgagcttgGTTGCACCGCTATAGGTGCCCTggtggttgggggggggggggtctgaATATGAGTATCTTTTTATTATCTAACTATGGAAGAACATAATTGACAGGCGGGGTAAGATCGGACAGTTCATAGTTTCCATATAATCAAGCATGTCCGGTGAGAGGAAAGGGTTTATTCTCCAATTCGCAACCTTTCAGAGTTCCGTGGATGAGGGCTTTTGGCATGGATTATGTTCTTTAAAACTCAACAAGCTAAAAACCGACGAGTCACCCATTTCAATAACAGGTATGTTGCAgtaactttgattttttttttccatttataTCTTGGCAAATTTCTGATAGACGAAACAAGTCAAAGGTAGTTATATTAGTCGCATGTTGGTTACTAACTTGATTGTATAAATGATATTCTTGTAGGGTTCTACACACCCTGCTCTAATCCCCATGTATCAAGCCATCTGAATTTACTTGTGGAGTCCTTGCCAACCGAACCGAGTGACGAATCACCAACCGCAGCAAACCGCGGGAACAGAAATAAGTGTTCGGTGCCTGGAACGCTTTACAACACAAACACATATGAAGGATATCAGTCCCTTGATAAAAAAAGTCTGTTAAAGGCTGAAGGAAAGAAGGTATGGTTCATggttttttgttattattatttttatagttttataATCTTATTAAACTAGTTATTTTCGGTAACACATAAATGTTGAATACCAGATTTGGGACGATATTAGATCAGGAAAGGTAGAGGAGGACAGCTCTGTGCTTTTGAGGTTTCTTATTATATCATTTGCGGACCTCAAGAGGTTTTATTTCGATTACTCGGTTGCTTTCCCTGCGTTGGCTCTTGATCCTCCGGCGACATTGGTTGATTTAAAACCTGCATCTGAATGGTTCACCGCTGAAGAGGTTTGACCATATAGCTTTCAGTCAACTCTTTTTTTGTTGCTAAAAAATACACAATCTTGCTTTTGTGATGTACAGGCTGAATCTGTCTCGATATGCTGTAATGAGTGGCGTAAGTCGAGTCTAACAGCAGGTAGTCATTTTGACTTTTGGACCATTCTGTTTACATATATTGATTATCGGGTCCCaccatttttcttttgaaatagAAAGGTGATAAATAGTTAACACCAACTTTTTTTTGTTTACTCTAATGTTAAATGTGGTCATCAattttttttagagtaaacttccgttttgctccctgtggtttggtcactttaacggttttgccccaaacctttaaaaatagccattttcctccaatagtttgctatggtttttccattttgctccccgcctctaactccatccaaattgtctgtttttccattttgctccccgcagggagcaaaatggaaaaacgatagcaaactattggaggaaaatggctacttttaaaggtttggggcaaaaccgttaaagtgaccaaatcacagggagcaaaacggaagtgaAGATATCATTTTTTTCTGACCGTGAATGTTAAAGTGTTGACATTTCTAGAGTGCATATGGTACTTACAATTTAAAGTttcaaatatattattttgtaGATGTGCCCTTCTTTCTGGTTTGTGTTTCTTCGAATTCACAAGCTACCATTAGACCCCTGAAGGACTTTAAAGCTTGTCAACACGAAGATCATAAGGTGAAGACGCGTCTATTATTCTAAACATACAACTCAAGAATGACTATCTTTAATTGCCATAGTTTTGTAAAAAGTCCGTTATATTGGTGGCAGATTTTATTTGCTTTTTATGACCCGTATCACGGTCCAAACAATCCTGGCTGGCCGCTTCGCAACTATTTGGCATTTATTTACGCCAGATGGAATATCACCAAGGTTCCGTTTTTATGCTATCGTGAGAACCGCGGCTTTGCTGATATGGGTTCGTCTCTTGTTGGTGAAGCGATTATAGAACCTTCACAAGGTAGACTGGCCGAAATTGGGTAACAACTCTTTTAAAAATGATATTTTGTTTTTTGTAATTGTTTTTCGTAACATGCAAaatctttatttattttgtttttttaattaatctAAAATAGCATGGCAAGATGAAACGCACGTGCCTCAAGTTATTGGATGGGAAGTCAATAGTAAGAAGAAAGTATCCAGACATATTGACCTATCTACTTCCATGGATCCAACTAGGTCGGTTGGGTGGTTAAACCGTTTTTTATTCTTCAAAATTCATAGAGTAGAAAGCCATTTTTGTCCCGGAGGTTGGGCCAGTTTTGCAACttccgtccaaaggtttgtttttccgcgtctggatccaaaaggtttgaaatcttgccattttcatccggctcgttaaacTCCATCCGTTTTCTTCGTTCAGTCAGGGAaatttccgtcttttttgctaacttaaagggcaattcagtctttttcagggtattcggtctttttacatataGTGAAtaaaaaagaccgaattgccctttaagttagcaaaagagacggaaatacccctgacttaacggagaaaaatggatggagctAACGAGCCGGATGGAAATGGCAAGATTCCAAACATTTTGGATCCatatgcggaaaaacaaacctttggacgaaaatcgcaaaactggccaaacctcagggacgaaattggcattttactcaaatTCATATATTAAGTAACTAAAATAAAATGTTTGAATTATGCAGGATGGTTATATCAGCTGCAGATTTGAATCTAAAGCTAATGCGATGGCGTCAATTGCCATCGTTAAACTTGAACATGTTGTCTAGTACCAAGTGTCTTTTGTTGGGCGCCGGGACTCTCGGATGCCAGGTGGCACGCATGCTTATGGTGAGTATTTCCCTGTTGACCCTTGTTGACTGTACACGTATGCTTATAATCTTATGTGTATATGTAGGCTTGGGGTGTACGGAAAATAACATTGGTGGATAATGGTAAAGTGGCCATGTCAAATCCATTACGACAATCGTTATACACATTCGATGATAGTGTCAAAGGTGATAAAAAAGCCGTTGCAGCAGCTGAAAGTCTTCGTAAAATCTTTCCAGCAGTGGTAAAATTAAACGCTTGAATATTTGagttaaattatttatttttttttattagttgatttatatttatatttacagGAAGCAGAAGGTATAGTAATGGCTATACCTATGCCTGGGCATCCGGTACCGAGCAAAGACGAGCGAGGCGTGCTTGATGACTGCACGCGTCTTTGTGGATTGATCGAGTCTCACGATGCGGTTTTTTTGCTTACTGATACGAGAGAAAGTCGTTGGCTTCCAACTCTTTTATGTGCCAACGCTAATAAGGTTTGtttgacttcaaaagtcaaaATGTAACTTTTATGCAATGTTTtgtaaattaccattttgcccttaCGGGTTTCAGTCGGCATTGACATGTTTGTTGTGTTATCATCTTCAGCTTACAGTTACTGCAGCATTGGGGTTTGACAGTTTCATGGTAATGCGTCACGGTTCTGGTCCTCTTAGTGCAACCGATGAATCGAAAACCGAGCCTGTTGGCTCTTTATCAGCGGATGTTGAAAAAATGTCACTGTCACATAGTGACAGCAAGCCGAGGCTGGGTTGTTACTTTTGCAATGACGTTGTTGCCCCTGTTGATGTATGTAACTTTCTCCTTTGATCTACATGTACGCATGTTAGAGGTGGGTGATTTAGGcgggttgggtaacgggtcaaaaagaGCAAATCTGGTAGCTGTCGGGTGGGGCTGGTTCACCTTAGGCACTTTTGTCctgaattttttaaaaaaatatgtgtACGTATATAATTAGTGTCTTATAATTTCAGGAATATTCTATTGTGAATAATATACGTTAAGACGTTTTGTGCATTAGAAAATACACTTTGGGTGACTTTTGGCCCGTTTGACTGGTTTTCATACAAGCCTCTTTATCTTCCATTTTTTACCCGGTTGACCCGTTAGAGATAAAACATAACTCAAATCGACCCGTTCATATAAATACACTTTGGCTGTGGGTTGTATATGATGATTAGTGATTTGCCATTTACATGGGctcctttgacttcaactttccaaAATTTTACATATTGTTAAATCCTTAATGAGAAATATAACACCAATAATATAACAAGCATTTCTTTATTTGTATaagttttatacttttatttgcgagacaaaaataattattattaataaattaataaatgAAAATGTTATGCTAACCAACTACAACTTTTACCCAAACCATGCAGTCAACAACTAACCGCACTTTGGACCAGCAATGCACGGTGACGCGTCCCGGACTTGCTCCTATTGCGTCAGCTCTTGCAGTCGAACTGTTTGTTGGGATTTTACATCATCCACTCGGGTAATGCTTCGGTTTTAAactaagttatattattaaaagtATTTTGTAAAGTATGCATATAATTTTCTTACTTTTAAGGATGAgaaaatataataattatttaattacatTTGTATTCTACAGGATATCGGCAGAAGCCGAATTTGGCAACTCTTTGGATAGTGGAAGCAGTGAGCAACCTCTTGGTATATTACCCCATCAAATCCGAGGCGCACTTTCACAGTTTTCTCAGATGATACTTGTGGGACATTCCTCAAATAGCTGCACGGCTTGTTGTCCAACCGTAAGTGTACTTTTACAAATCGTAAACATATTTTCTTTAAAATACAAAAGATTTTTGGTCATGCGTAAACTTAAATTAATTTGCAATTATTGTGATATGCAGGTGGTTGCGGAGTATCGAAAAAGGGGTCTGGATTTTGTCTTGCAAGCCATCAATCATCCAACTTACCTGGAGGATCTCACCGGACTGACGGAATTGATGAAGTCGGCTAACACTTTTGAACTTGACTGGGACGACGCGACTGATAATGATGATGACTTTGTTGAAATCTGAATCTCTTTGTGTTTTTAGTATATTGTACAACTTGTAATGCATGAAGTACGCGTTATTCCAGAAGTAAGCTCTTGTGTCATCTTATGGAAGTTGATATTTTTAACTTTTACTTTAACAAGTGTACAAAAACATGATCATGAATCCTAACACTAATTCTAGAATGAACTACAAAAGTGGTCCTTGGACAATGTTTCAGATTTTTAGTTATGGCACTACTTACACTATAGTAGATTA encodes the following:
- the LOC110898106 gene encoding ubiquitin-like modifier-activating enzyme atg7, coding for MSGERKGFILQFATFQSSVDEGFWHGLCSLKLNKLKTDESPISITGFYTPCSNPHVSSHLNLLVESLPTEPSDESPTAANRGNRNKCSVPGTLYNTNTYEGYQSLDKKSLLKAEGKKIWDDIRSGKVEEDSSVLLRFLIISFADLKRFYFDYSVAFPALALDPPATLVDLKPASEWFTAEEAESVSICCNEWRKSSLTADVPFFLVCVSSNSQATIRPLKDFKACQHEDHKILFAFYDPYHGPNNPGWPLRNYLAFIYARWNITKVPFLCYRENRGFADMGSSLVGEAIIEPSQAWQDETHVPQVIGWEVNSKKKVSRHIDLSTSMDPTRMVISAADLNLKLMRWRQLPSLNLNMLSSTKCLLLGAGTLGCQVARMLMAWGVRKITLVDNGKVAMSNPLRQSLYTFDDSVKGDKKAVAAAESLRKIFPAVEAEGIVMAIPMPGHPVPSKDERGVLDDCTRLCGLIESHDAVFLLTDTRESRWLPTLLCANANKLTVTAALGFDSFMVMRHGSGPLSATDESKTEPVGSLSADVEKMSLSHSDSKPRLGCYFCNDVVAPVDSTTNRTLDQQCTVTRPGLAPIASALAVELFVGILHHPLGISAEAEFGNSLDSGSSEQPLGILPHQIRGALSQFSQMILVGHSSNSCTACCPTVVAEYRKRGLDFVLQAINHPTYLEDLTGLTELMKSANTFELDWDDATDNDDDFVEI